One Streptomyces sp. ITFR-21 genomic window carries:
- a CDS encoding Lsr2 family DNA-binding protein, which produces MFDELSAADEALALGTSELPAGADILASRLTARHSRDKDDLLVLLDALGLPADPDATTPLLPLIPTPDPAADAADPEPSGDQPVMPHSPAQTADDAPAADAPEPETTPDAVTADDTATGDTAATAPEHTAPDIADTDVLLPWAEQHPLASVRAKAARIRQDLADLTQRLATEQATAEAEDRIAKLRADLRAEEERLRQLKAGGPRAAAVIEAPTPIRPASGKRSREELAAIRTWARANGHQVGTAGVIKASIVEAYDAAHQQPATLAKAG; this is translated from the coding sequence GTGTTCGACGAACTCAGCGCCGCCGACGAAGCCCTGGCCCTCGGCACCTCCGAGCTGCCTGCAGGCGCGGACATCCTCGCGTCCCGGCTCACGGCCCGCCACTCCCGCGACAAGGACGACCTCCTGGTCCTCCTGGACGCCCTCGGGCTGCCCGCCGACCCCGACGCGACCACTCCCCTGCTCCCCCTCATCCCCACGCCCGATCCGGCCGCCGACGCGGCCGACCCTGAACCGTCAGGAGACCAGCCCGTCATGCCCCACTCCCCCGCGCAGACCGCCGACGACGCACCGGCCGCCGACGCGCCGGAGCCGGAGACCACCCCCGACGCCGTGACCGCCGACGACACCGCCACGGGCGACACGGCCGCCACCGCTCCCGAGCACACCGCGCCGGACATCGCCGACACCGACGTGCTGCTGCCGTGGGCGGAGCAGCACCCGCTCGCCAGCGTCCGTGCGAAGGCCGCCCGCATACGGCAGGACCTCGCCGACCTCACCCAGCGCCTCGCCACCGAGCAGGCCACCGCCGAAGCCGAGGACCGCATCGCCAAGCTGCGGGCCGATCTGAGGGCCGAAGAGGAGCGCCTGCGGCAGCTCAAGGCCGGCGGCCCCCGGGCCGCCGCGGTGATCGAGGCGCCCACCCCGATCCGCCCGGCCAGCGGGAAGCGCTCACGCGAGGAGCTCGCCGCGATCCGCACCTGGGCACGCGCCAACGGCCACCAGGTCGGCACCGCGGGCGTCATCAAGGCCTCGATCGTGGAGGCCTACGACGCCGCCCACCAGCAGCCGGCCACGCTGGCGAAGGCGGGCTGA